A stretch of Lysobacter sp. K5869 DNA encodes these proteins:
- a CDS encoding DUF4129 domain-containing protein, giving the protein MKLEALTVALRPRTSWEACELGMALVRRHAGAIWKPWLAVTLPLLILLNAAGWALDLLWLSGLLMWWLKPWFDRIPLFVISRAVFGETPTPRQTLRAALRWGGRWWLPYLTWRRLGPARSLYLPVDLLEGGDGGEARQRRAALGAPVYGVCAVLTLICANFELVLMLGLVFAGAMFIPFDYLPDTLKALWEAFVEQPGWMVALLNGLLWVAMSVIEPFYVGAGFGLYLNRRTEIEGWDIEIVFRRLRARLSAAAAPSLLALCLGLGLGAWLPQAMAQDAAGDRSAQFESGDAAASADAPAATETPATDEHGDDESYEDEEAEEEAPSYPTVPIRDYGEKAGAEPSTLDALYGAARSDDSSLRRAVDQSMKDPTVAPKQKQTTWKPRAKADEPKPDKPLRGPSRNGFNGISNGLATGMEVVLWAVVALIVGLLLFSLSRWLGWFRGGAGDEAQAPGDVRNAALAEPEPLPDDIPTAIRRLWQSGRHRDALALMYRAAVESMAQRAQVALVPGATEAQCLRASRKLPLAEDRDAFARAVRVWQYAAYAETLPAADDFDDLVGVLSRRFGWAA; this is encoded by the coding sequence ATGAAGCTCGAAGCGCTCACCGTCGCCCTGCGTCCGCGCACCTCGTGGGAAGCCTGCGAACTGGGCATGGCCTTGGTCCGCCGCCATGCCGGCGCGATCTGGAAGCCGTGGCTGGCGGTGACCTTGCCGCTGCTGATCCTGCTCAACGCCGCCGGCTGGGCGCTGGACCTGCTGTGGCTGTCGGGCCTGCTGATGTGGTGGCTCAAGCCCTGGTTCGACCGCATTCCGCTGTTCGTGATTTCGCGCGCGGTGTTCGGCGAAACCCCGACCCCGCGCCAAACCTTGCGCGCCGCGCTGCGTTGGGGCGGGCGCTGGTGGCTGCCGTACCTGACCTGGCGCCGGCTCGGCCCGGCGCGCTCGCTGTACTTGCCGGTCGACCTGCTCGAAGGCGGCGACGGCGGCGAAGCGCGCCAGCGCCGCGCCGCGCTCGGCGCGCCGGTCTACGGCGTGTGCGCGGTGCTGACCTTGATCTGCGCCAATTTCGAGCTGGTGCTGATGCTCGGGCTGGTGTTCGCCGGCGCCATGTTCATTCCCTTCGATTACCTGCCCGACACGCTCAAAGCGCTGTGGGAGGCCTTCGTCGAACAGCCCGGCTGGATGGTCGCGCTGCTCAACGGCCTGCTGTGGGTGGCGATGAGCGTGATCGAACCGTTCTACGTCGGCGCCGGTTTCGGTCTGTACCTCAATCGCCGCACCGAGATCGAGGGCTGGGACATCGAGATCGTGTTCCGCCGCTTGCGCGCGCGCCTGAGCGCGGCGGCCGCGCCGTCGCTGCTGGCGCTGTGCCTCGGCCTGGGCCTGGGCGCGTGGTTGCCGCAGGCGATGGCGCAGGACGCGGCCGGCGACCGTTCGGCGCAGTTCGAAAGCGGCGATGCGGCGGCGTCGGCCGACGCACCGGCCGCGACCGAAACGCCGGCGACCGACGAGCACGGCGACGACGAATCCTACGAGGACGAGGAGGCGGAAGAAGAAGCGCCCTCCTATCCGACGGTGCCGATCCGCGATTACGGCGAAAAAGCCGGCGCCGAGCCTTCGACCCTCGATGCGCTTTACGGCGCCGCGCGCAGCGACGACAGTTCGTTGCGCCGCGCAGTCGATCAGTCGATGAAAGACCCCACCGTCGCGCCCAAGCAAAAGCAGACCACGTGGAAGCCGCGCGCCAAGGCCGACGAGCCCAAGCCGGACAAGCCCCTGCGCGGGCCCAGCCGCAACGGCTTCAACGGCATCAGCAACGGCCTGGCTACCGGCATGGAAGTGGTGCTGTGGGCGGTGGTGGCGCTGATCGTGGGCCTGTTGCTGTTCAGTCTGAGCCGCTGGTTGGGCTGGTTCCGCGGCGGCGCGGGCGATGAAGCGCAGGCGCCGGGCGACGTGCGCAACGCCGCGCTGGCCGAACCCGAACCGTTGCCCGACGACATTCCCACCGCGATCCGCCGCTTGTGGCAGAGCGGCCGCCACCGCGACGCGCTGGCGCTGATGTACCGCGCCGCGGTCGAATCGATGGCGCAGCGCGCGCAGGTCGCGCTGGTGCCCGGCGCGACCGAGGCGCAGTGCCTGCGCGCCTCGCGCAAGCTGCCGCTGGCCGAGGACCGCGACGCGTTCGCGCGCGCGGTGCGGGTGTGGCAGTACGCGGCCTACGCCGAAACCTTGCCGGCGGCCGACGATTTCGACGATCTGGTCGGCGTGCTGAGCCGGCGCTTCGGGTGGGCGGCATGA
- a CDS encoding RDD family protein, which produces MLDTYRQVVTPEGVALHLRAAGPVPRALAYLVDLLARAAIYVALVQLLALPFGKAGGALVMLASFALTWFYPVLFEALMQGRTPGKWALGLRVVAADGAPVGWMAAFARNLLRVVDALPLFYAVGLTACLIDPWGRRLGDMVARTLVVHAPRQAILHEAAVAPAVAPDRLLLAHEQAAVVAFAERGPGLTAARQAELADLAEPLVHARGAAAVARLYGIANWLLGRR; this is translated from the coding sequence ATGCTCGACACTTACCGCCAGGTGGTGACCCCCGAAGGCGTGGCATTGCATTTGCGCGCCGCCGGGCCGGTGCCGCGGGCGTTGGCGTATCTGGTGGACCTGCTCGCGCGCGCGGCGATCTACGTCGCCCTGGTGCAGTTGCTGGCGCTTCCGTTCGGCAAGGCCGGCGGCGCGCTGGTGATGCTGGCCAGCTTCGCGCTGACCTGGTTCTACCCGGTGCTGTTCGAGGCGCTGATGCAGGGCCGCACGCCCGGCAAGTGGGCGCTGGGCCTGCGCGTGGTCGCCGCCGACGGCGCGCCGGTGGGCTGGATGGCGGCGTTCGCGCGCAATCTGCTGCGGGTGGTGGACGCGCTGCCGCTGTTCTACGCGGTCGGTTTGACCGCGTGCCTGATCGATCCCTGGGGCCGGCGCCTGGGCGACATGGTCGCGCGCACCCTGGTCGTGCACGCGCCGCGTCAGGCGATCCTGCACGAAGCCGCGGTGGCGCCGGCGGTGGCGCCGGATCGTCTGCTGCTGGCGCACGAACAAGCCGCCGTGGTCGCCTTCGCCGAACGCGGCCCGGGTCTGACCGCGGCGCGTCAGGCCGAACTGGCCGATCTGGCCGAACCCTTGGTGCACGCGCGCGGCGCCGCCGCGGTCGCGCGCCTGTACGGCATCGCCAACTGGCTGTTGGGGCGGCGATGA
- a CDS encoding RDD family protein, with protein sequence MEDSQNPYAAPSAPPPLPGELVDDQIKADRGMRLVARLIDGGLMMVCFVPLFVALAIEPNSKEPSTLQMATGALGLLAALGLFVYQLVLLHQSSQTLGKRWLGMKIVRNDGSPCSFGRIVGLRMFVISLIEQVPCLGGIFALVNALWIFGEESRCLHDLICDTKVVKV encoded by the coding sequence ATGGAAGATTCGCAGAATCCGTACGCGGCGCCGTCCGCGCCTCCGCCGCTGCCCGGCGAACTCGTCGACGACCAGATCAAGGCCGACCGCGGCATGCGCCTGGTGGCGCGGCTGATCGACGGCGGCCTGATGATGGTGTGCTTCGTGCCGCTGTTCGTGGCCTTGGCGATCGAGCCCAACAGCAAGGAGCCCTCGACGCTGCAGATGGCGACGGGCGCGCTGGGCCTGCTCGCCGCGCTGGGCCTGTTCGTCTACCAACTGGTGCTGCTGCATCAGTCCTCGCAGACGCTGGGCAAGCGCTGGCTGGGGATGAAGATCGTGCGCAACGACGGCTCGCCGTGTTCGTTCGGCCGCATCGTCGGCCTGCGCATGTTCGTGATCTCGCTGATCGAACAAGTGCCGTGCCTGGGCGGCATCTTCGCCCTGGTCAACGCGCTGTGGATCTTCGGCGAGGAAAGCCGCTGCCTGCACGACCTGATCTGCGACACGAAGGTCGTCAAGGTCTGA
- a CDS encoding GlsB/YeaQ/YmgE family stress response membrane protein gives MFGIIVWLVVGGIIGWIASMIMRTDGQQGVFLNIIVGIVGAFLGGWLGGVLGIGAGTINSGAFNVAGLALSLVGAIVLLGIVNLFRRGRVR, from the coding sequence ATGTTCGGCATCATCGTTTGGTTGGTGGTAGGCGGCATCATCGGTTGGATCGCCAGCATGATCATGCGCACCGATGGCCAGCAAGGCGTTTTCCTCAACATCATCGTCGGCATCGTCGGTGCGTTCCTCGGCGGTTGGCTCGGCGGCGTGCTCGGCATCGGCGCGGGCACGATCAACAGCGGCGCGTTCAATGTCGCCGGACTCGCCTTGTCGCTGGTCGGCGCGATCGTGCTGCTCGGCATCGTCAATCTGTTCCGGCGCGGCCGCGTGCGCTGA
- a CDS encoding MoxR family ATPase, whose product MSLDAAPLVPITGAALAERAAAVRDEVGKAFIGQADVLDQILIALLAGGHALLEGVPGLGKTLVVRALSKALDCGYARVQFTPDLMPSDISGHAVYDPKTESFNIRRGPVFTNLLLADEINRAPAKTQSALLEAMQELQVTIEGHSFELPPPFLTLATQNPVEQEGTYPLPEAQLDRFLLKILIDYPTLADEKRMVSAVSLGRSASDFDLSQVRRVLGPEEIVAMQQGTALVRVDEAVIDYAVRIVAKTRDWAGIALGAGPRGSLGLVRAARAQAVLSGRDFVTPDDVREIAKPVLRHRIALAPELQIEGQSPDDVLHALLATVEAPRQ is encoded by the coding sequence ATGAGCCTCGATGCCGCTCCGCTCGTCCCGATCACCGGCGCCGCGCTGGCCGAACGCGCCGCCGCCGTGCGCGATGAAGTCGGCAAGGCCTTCATCGGTCAGGCCGACGTGCTCGACCAGATCCTGATCGCGCTGCTCGCCGGCGGCCACGCCCTGCTCGAAGGCGTACCCGGCCTGGGCAAGACCCTGGTGGTGCGCGCGCTGTCCAAGGCCTTGGACTGCGGCTACGCGCGCGTGCAGTTCACTCCCGACCTGATGCCCAGCGACATCAGCGGCCACGCGGTGTACGACCCGAAGACCGAGAGCTTCAACATCCGCCGCGGCCCGGTGTTCACCAACCTGCTGCTGGCCGACGAAATCAACCGCGCTCCGGCCAAGACCCAGTCGGCGCTGCTGGAAGCGATGCAGGAACTGCAGGTCACCATCGAAGGCCACAGCTTCGAGCTGCCGCCGCCGTTCCTGACCTTGGCCACGCAGAACCCGGTCGAGCAGGAAGGCACCTATCCGCTGCCGGAAGCGCAGCTCGACCGCTTCTTGCTCAAGATCCTGATCGACTACCCGACCCTGGCCGACGAAAAGCGCATGGTCAGCGCGGTCAGCCTGGGCCGCAGCGCGTCGGACTTCGATCTTTCGCAAGTGCGGCGCGTGCTCGGCCCCGAGGAAATCGTGGCGATGCAGCAGGGCACCGCGCTGGTGCGCGTGGACGAGGCGGTGATCGACTACGCCGTGCGCATCGTCGCCAAGACCCGCGACTGGGCCGGCATCGCGCTCGGCGCGGGCCCGCGCGGCAGCCTCGGCCTGGTGCGCGCGGCGCGCGCGCAGGCGGTGCTGTCGGGCCGCGATTTCGTCACCCCCGACGACGTGCGCGAAATCGCCAAGCCGGTGCTGCGCCACCGCATCGCGCTGGCGCCGGAGCTGCAGATCGAAGGCCAGTCGCCCGACGACGTGCTGCACGCGCTGCTCGCCACGGTGGAAGCGCCGCGGCAATGA
- a CDS encoding DUF4350 domain-containing protein yields MNRQGMYAVAIVLVLGLLGFAGYQLWRQDFVRSEETVDMPRTGEAASNPLYVLKLALQKDGVKVDARQRLLLSTHTLGARDTVLIYRDPRTLAAGDAKALLEWVARGGHLIVRTPPWRERVGEARVPVLDEVGVTLLDASDNGEHAQRNGCAQLFERGREARSVFCGARRFYFYNADAEPEAAWGDEDTAYVYARLPYGEGKVDVLADLDFLSNQGGSGLSMFAGPRAGGDEIAYASNAAFARQVLAPNYKAGTVHLIYAAEVPSLWHTLIVNSWMAWLPLLLWLLAWLWQRMQRFGPLKPAPAMERRSLLEHIVASGEHIYRYGYGPSLYASVRAAFLLRLRRRDPYAASIEGEPQIELLAKRYQNEPGLGPAQIREALSHPVARDHAAFRTRIATLIRMRNRL; encoded by the coding sequence ATGAACCGGCAGGGCATGTACGCCGTCGCCATCGTGCTGGTGCTGGGCCTGCTCGGTTTCGCCGGCTATCAGCTGTGGCGCCAGGACTTCGTGCGCAGCGAAGAAACCGTGGACATGCCGCGCACCGGCGAGGCCGCGAGCAACCCGCTGTACGTGCTCAAGCTGGCTTTGCAGAAGGACGGGGTCAAGGTCGACGCGCGCCAGCGTTTGCTGCTGTCCACGCACACGCTCGGCGCGCGCGACACCGTGTTGATCTACCGCGACCCGCGCACGCTCGCCGCCGGCGACGCCAAGGCGCTGCTGGAATGGGTCGCGCGCGGCGGCCACCTGATCGTGCGCACGCCGCCGTGGCGCGAGCGCGTCGGCGAGGCGCGGGTTCCGGTGCTCGACGAGGTCGGCGTGACCTTGCTCGATGCGTCCGACAACGGCGAACACGCGCAGCGCAACGGCTGCGCGCAGTTGTTCGAACGCGGGCGCGAAGCGCGCTCGGTGTTCTGCGGCGCGCGCCGGTTCTATTTCTACAACGCCGACGCCGAGCCCGAAGCGGCCTGGGGCGACGAGGACACCGCCTACGTCTACGCCCGCCTGCCGTACGGCGAAGGCAAGGTCGACGTGCTCGCGGACCTGGATTTCCTGTCCAACCAGGGCGGCTCGGGCCTGTCGATGTTCGCCGGCCCGCGCGCGGGCGGCGACGAGATCGCCTACGCGTCCAACGCCGCGTTCGCGCGGCAAGTGCTGGCGCCGAACTACAAGGCCGGCACTGTGCATCTGATCTACGCGGCCGAAGTCCCGTCGCTGTGGCACACCCTGATCGTCAACAGCTGGATGGCGTGGCTGCCGCTGCTGCTGTGGCTGCTGGCGTGGCTGTGGCAGCGCATGCAGCGCTTCGGCCCGCTCAAGCCGGCGCCGGCGATGGAGCGGCGTTCGCTGCTCGAACACATCGTCGCCAGCGGCGAGCACATCTACCGCTACGGCTACGGCCCGAGCCTGTACGCCTCGGTGCGCGCCGCGTTCCTGCTGCGGCTGCGCCGGCGCGATCCCTACGCCGCCTCGATCGAAGGCGAGCCGCAGATCGAGCTGCTGGCCAAGCGCTACCAGAACGAACCCGGGCTGGGGCCGGCGCAGATCCGCGAGGCCCTGTCCCATCCGGTGGCGCGCGACCACGCCGCCTTCCGCACCCGCATCGCCACTTTGATCCGCATGAGAAACCGTCTATGA
- the xth gene encoding exodeoxyribonuclease III — protein MKIVSWNVNSLNVRLPHLQQWLAGFAPDIVALQETKLEDARFPDTALAEAGYRSVFAGQKTYNGVAILSRDAAQDVQIGIPGFDDEQQRVIAATVGGLRIIDLYVVNGQDVGTDKYAYKLRWLDAVHAWVQDEIQRHPDLIVLGDFNIAPEARDTHDPAVWNDSHILTSTAERDALQRLLALGLHDAFRLFPQEADQFSWWDYRQAGFRRNLGLRIDLTLISESLRARCVAAGIDREPRTWDRPSDHAPAWVELA, from the coding sequence ATGAAAATCGTCAGCTGGAACGTCAATTCCCTCAACGTGCGCCTGCCGCACCTGCAGCAGTGGCTGGCCGGGTTCGCGCCGGACATCGTCGCGCTGCAGGAAACCAAGCTCGAGGACGCGCGCTTCCCCGACACCGCGCTGGCCGAGGCCGGCTACCGCAGCGTGTTCGCCGGGCAGAAGACCTACAACGGCGTGGCGATCCTCTCGCGCGACGCCGCGCAGGACGTGCAGATCGGCATTCCCGGTTTCGACGACGAGCAGCAGCGCGTCATCGCCGCCACCGTCGGCGGGCTGCGCATCATCGACTTGTACGTGGTCAACGGCCAGGACGTGGGCACCGACAAGTACGCCTACAAGCTGCGCTGGCTCGATGCGGTGCACGCGTGGGTGCAGGACGAAATCCAGCGCCACCCGGACCTGATCGTGCTCGGCGATTTCAACATCGCCCCAGAAGCGCGCGACACCCACGACCCGGCGGTGTGGAACGACAGCCACATCCTCACCTCCACCGCCGAGCGCGACGCGCTGCAGCGCTTGCTGGCGCTGGGCCTGCACGACGCGTTCCGCCTGTTCCCGCAGGAAGCCGACCAGTTCTCGTGGTGGGATTACCGCCAGGCCGGCTTCCGCCGCAACCTCGGCCTGCGCATCGATCTGACCCTGATCTCCGAATCGCTGCGCGCGCGCTGCGTGGCCGCGGGCATCGACCGCGAACCGCGCACCTGGGACCGTCCCAGCGATCACGCGCCGGCGTGGGTCGAACTGGCCTAG
- a CDS encoding DUF58 domain-containing protein: MSSAPPPLPAAVGAASAVPRERALARQAWARPSLRLGWLALPCAVLGLAASAGWLSPQWWKLAVLVALALLALDLWRVARAPTPRVQRRMHDTWAIGVERPVTLEIDSEKRQRVDVFDLHPGGWAVRDLPRRLDLRAAESAGFEYFLRANSRGDFQFDGTQLRLHSPWGFWWQSRVAGAPQRVRVFPNFAPLAKFAMFSAEQASRLVGAHVKRRRGEGTDFHQMREYRVGDSLRQIDWKATARARRLISREYQDERNQQLVLMLDTGRRLMARDGELSHFDHVLDAALVVSYLALRQGDGVGLLASGGQSRWVPPQRGVGAIDNLLRASYALQPQPVATDFLAAATELSLRQRRRSLVMLVTNLRDEDMDDLLAAVRMLRARHLVCVASLREGSLDAALDEDVDDLSGAIRAGATAQYLEHRTQAHEALRSQGVMVLDVACEQLAASLVEKYLAVKRDRLL, from the coding sequence ATGAGTTCGGCGCCGCCGCCGCTGCCAGCCGCCGTCGGCGCCGCGTCCGCGGTGCCGCGCGAGCGCGCGCTGGCGCGTCAGGCGTGGGCGCGCCCGTCGCTGCGGCTGGGCTGGCTGGCGCTGCCGTGCGCGGTCTTGGGCTTGGCGGCGAGCGCCGGTTGGCTGAGCCCGCAGTGGTGGAAGTTGGCGGTGCTGGTCGCGCTGGCGCTGCTGGCGCTGGATCTATGGCGGGTGGCACGCGCGCCGACCCCGCGCGTGCAGCGGCGCATGCACGACACCTGGGCGATCGGCGTGGAACGGCCGGTGACGCTGGAGATCGACAGCGAAAAACGCCAGCGCGTGGACGTGTTCGATTTGCACCCCGGCGGCTGGGCGGTGCGCGACCTGCCGCGCCGGCTCGATTTGCGCGCCGCCGAATCGGCGGGCTTCGAGTATTTCCTGCGCGCCAACAGCCGCGGCGATTTCCAGTTCGACGGCACCCAACTGCGGCTGCATTCGCCGTGGGGCTTTTGGTGGCAGTCGCGCGTGGCCGGCGCGCCGCAGCGCGTGCGCGTGTTCCCGAATTTCGCGCCGCTGGCCAAGTTCGCGATGTTCAGCGCCGAACAGGCCTCGCGTCTGGTCGGCGCGCACGTCAAGCGCCGCCGCGGCGAAGGCACCGATTTCCATCAGATGCGCGAATACCGCGTCGGCGACAGCCTGCGCCAGATCGACTGGAAGGCCACGGCGCGCGCGCGCCGCTTGATTTCGCGCGAATACCAGGACGAGCGCAACCAGCAACTGGTGCTGATGCTCGACACCGGCCGCCGCCTGATGGCGCGCGACGGCGAGCTCTCGCACTTCGACCATGTGCTCGACGCGGCGCTGGTGGTGTCCTACCTTGCCTTGCGCCAGGGCGACGGCGTCGGCCTGCTCGCCAGCGGCGGCCAAAGCCGCTGGGTGCCGCCGCAGCGCGGCGTCGGCGCGATCGACAACCTGCTGCGCGCCAGCTACGCGCTGCAACCGCAGCCGGTCGCCACCGACTTCCTCGCCGCCGCCACCGAACTGTCGCTGCGGCAGCGCCGCCGCTCGCTGGTGATGCTGGTGACCAACCTGCGCGACGAAGACATGGACGACCTGCTCGCCGCCGTGCGCATGCTGCGCGCCCGCCATCTGGTGTGTGTGGCGAGCCTGCGCGAAGGCTCGCTGGACGCCGCGCTGGACGAGGACGTCGACGACCTGTCCGGCGCGATCCGCGCCGGCGCCACCGCGCAATACCTGGAACACCGCACCCAGGCGCACGAAGCGCTGCGCAGTCAGGGGGTGATGGTGTTGGACGTGGCCTGCGAGCAGTTGGCGGCGTCGTTGGTGGAGAAGTATTTGGCGGTGAAGCGCGATCGGTTGCTTTGA
- a CDS encoding gamma carbonic anhydrase family protein: MSLRPYLDTFPSLGERVYVDPAATVIGAVTLGDDVSIWPGCVVRGDVNSIAIGARTNVQDGTIVHVTHEGPFTRPGGLPTVIANDVTIGHGAIVHACTIDEFALIGMGAKILDGARVSRFGFVGAGAVIAPGKVVGEGELWLGNPARMVRRLSEREIEQLQYSAQHYVRLKDRYLGMRSA, encoded by the coding sequence ATGAGCCTTCGACCCTACCTCGACACCTTCCCCTCCCTCGGCGAGCGCGTCTACGTCGACCCCGCCGCGACCGTGATCGGCGCGGTCACCCTCGGCGACGACGTTTCGATCTGGCCCGGCTGCGTGGTCCGCGGCGACGTCAATTCCATCGCCATCGGCGCGCGCACCAACGTCCAGGACGGCACCATCGTCCACGTCACCCACGAGGGGCCGTTCACCCGTCCCGGCGGTCTGCCGACGGTGATCGCCAACGATGTGACCATCGGCCACGGCGCCATCGTCCACGCCTGCACCATCGACGAGTTCGCCCTGATCGGCATGGGCGCCAAGATCCTCGACGGCGCCCGCGTCAGCCGTTTCGGCTTCGTCGGCGCCGGCGCGGTGATCGCGCCGGGCAAGGTGGTCGGCGAGGGCGAGCTGTGGCTGGGCAACCCGGCGCGCATGGTCCGGCGCCTGAGCGAGCGCGAGATCGAGCAACTGCAATACAGCGCGCAGCACTATGTGCGGCTCAAGGACCGTTACCTGGGCATGCGCTCGGCCTGA
- a CDS encoding stage II sporulation protein M, with product MKQERFVERHQAEWREFETWLERRGDSARNARSTRREWRGIRDDEMPARHRRLCQQLALARRRGYSAVVTDRLQQLMQRGHSVLYRTKPAHPRRAVEFLLAGFPRLVRAEWRCMLAAALLFVIPLVTIFVAIQVKPDLASGLFPPQMLAQFEEMYDPTGKRDLGRTNEDDLEMFAHYIGNNVGIGFQTFATGLVAGLGTVFVLIFNGIMIGGVAGHLQAVGHGDPFWRFVAGHSAPELTAIVIAGGAGLRMGLSLIAPGQRRRVDSLIHGGRRGAKICIGVFAMLVFAAFVEAFWSSIGWMPASIKFAVGALLWSLTALWLLRGGRNAAYQDDEDAA from the coding sequence ATGAAGCAAGAGCGATTCGTCGAACGCCATCAGGCCGAGTGGCGCGAATTCGAGACGTGGTTGGAGCGCCGCGGCGACAGCGCGCGCAACGCCCGCTCGACCCGGCGCGAGTGGCGCGGCATCCGCGACGACGAGATGCCCGCGCGCCACCGCCGCCTGTGCCAGCAACTGGCGCTGGCGCGCCGGCGCGGCTACAGCGCGGTGGTCACCGACCGCCTGCAACAGCTCATGCAGCGCGGCCACAGCGTGCTGTACCGGACCAAGCCGGCGCATCCGCGCCGCGCGGTCGAATTCCTGCTCGCCGGTTTTCCGCGTCTGGTCCGCGCCGAGTGGCGCTGCATGCTGGCCGCCGCGCTGCTGTTCGTGATTCCGCTGGTGACGATCTTCGTCGCGATCCAGGTCAAGCCGGATCTGGCCTCGGGCCTGTTCCCGCCGCAGATGCTGGCGCAGTTCGAGGAGATGTACGACCCGACCGGCAAGCGCGACCTGGGCCGCACCAACGAAGACGACCTGGAGATGTTCGCGCACTACATCGGCAACAACGTCGGCATCGGTTTCCAGACCTTCGCCACCGGCTTGGTCGCGGGGCTGGGTACGGTGTTCGTGCTGATCTTCAACGGCATCATGATCGGCGGCGTCGCCGGGCACCTGCAGGCGGTCGGCCACGGCGATCCGTTCTGGCGCTTCGTCGCCGGGCATTCGGCGCCGGAGCTGACCGCGATCGTCATCGCCGGCGGCGCCGGCCTGCGCATGGGCCTGAGCCTGATCGCGCCGGGCCAGCGCCGGCGCGTGGATTCGCTGATCCACGGCGGCCGCCGCGGCGCCAAGATCTGCATCGGCGTGTTCGCGATGCTGGTGTTCGCCGCCTTCGTCGAAGCGTTCTGGTCGTCGATCGGCTGGATGCCGGCCTCGATCAAATTCGCGGTCGGCGCGTTGCTGTGGTCGCTGACCGCGCTGTGGCTGCTGCGCGGCGGCCGCAACGCGGCGTATCAGGACGACGAAGACGCCGCATGA
- a CDS encoding coniferyl aldehyde dehydrogenase — MDILADTPIADLAATRERLRAAWQARKPDYAQRRADLIRLRDAFRAHIPQMDAAIRADFGHRSSHENLLSEAMITLAEIDHALSHLRAWTRPRRAAVGWRFWPARAQIRPEPVGVVGILSPWNYPVNLALVPLVSAIAAGNHVYLKPSEHTPRTSQFLRELLADVFPEDRVAVALGGPDVGAAFSALSFDHLLFTGSTAVGRKVMAAAAPNLTPVTLELGGKAPALVCADYPLEQAAARIATGKWFNAGQTCIGVDYVLVDAARRDALVEALLAQLKARYGDLRAPQDYTRIINASQYARLASYLDDARARGVRVIEPFEDGSTREANAAQRLFPPTLVIEPGDDAQVMQHEIFGPILPVLSYRTLDEAIARINKLDRPLALYPFSRDSAQIDTILAQTLAGGVTVNDTLLHFGAHDLPFGGIGPSGIGAIHGRNGFDTFSKLLPVFYQRAWAGSDLLKPPYQGKIDAMIRWLAK; from the coding sequence ATGGACATCCTCGCCGACACGCCCATCGCCGACCTCGCCGCCACCCGCGAACGCCTGCGCGCCGCCTGGCAAGCGCGCAAACCCGATTACGCCCAGCGCCGCGCCGACCTGATCCGCCTGCGCGACGCCTTCCGTGCGCATATCCCGCAGATGGACGCGGCGATCCGCGCCGATTTCGGCCACCGCTCCAGCCACGAGAACCTGCTCTCGGAGGCGATGATCACCCTGGCCGAGATCGACCACGCGCTGTCGCACCTGCGCGCCTGGACGCGCCCGCGCCGGGCCGCGGTCGGTTGGCGCTTCTGGCCGGCGCGCGCGCAGATCCGGCCCGAGCCGGTCGGCGTGGTCGGCATCCTGTCGCCGTGGAACTACCCGGTGAATCTGGCCCTGGTGCCGCTGGTCTCGGCCATCGCCGCCGGCAACCACGTCTACCTCAAGCCGTCCGAACACACCCCGCGTACCTCGCAATTCCTGCGCGAGCTGTTGGCCGACGTGTTTCCCGAAGACCGCGTCGCGGTCGCGCTGGGCGGGCCGGACGTCGGCGCGGCGTTCTCGGCGCTGAGCTTCGACCATCTGCTGTTCACCGGCTCCACCGCGGTCGGCCGCAAGGTCATGGCCGCGGCCGCGCCCAACCTCACCCCGGTCACGCTGGAACTCGGCGGCAAGGCGCCGGCGCTGGTGTGCGCCGACTATCCGCTGGAACAAGCCGCCGCGCGCATCGCCACCGGCAAGTGGTTCAACGCCGGACAGACCTGCATCGGCGTGGACTACGTGCTGGTCGACGCCGCGCGCCGCGACGCCTTGGTCGAGGCGCTGCTGGCGCAGCTGAAAGCCCGTTACGGCGACCTGCGCGCGCCGCAGGACTACACCCGCATCATCAACGCCAGCCAGTACGCGCGGCTGGCGTCCTACCTCGACGACGCCCGCGCGCGCGGCGTGCGGGTGATCGAACCGTTCGAAGACGGCAGCACCCGCGAAGCCAACGCGGCGCAGCGCCTGTTCCCGCCGACCCTGGTGATCGAACCCGGCGACGACGCGCAGGTGATGCAGCACGAAATCTTCGGGCCGATCCTGCCGGTGCTGTCCTACCGCACGCTCGACGAAGCCATCGCCCGCATCAACAAGCTCGACCGCCCGCTGGCGCTGTATCCCTTCAGCCGCGACTCGGCGCAGATCGACACGATCCTCGCCCAGACCCTCGCCGGCGGCGTCACCGTCAACGACACCTTGCTGCACTTCGGCGCCCACGACCTGCCGTTCGGCGGCATCGGCCCCAGCGGCATCGGCGCGATCCACGGCCGCAACGGCTTCGACACCTTCAGCAAACTGCTGCCGGTGTTCTATCAGCGCGCGTGGGCCGGCAGCGATCTGCTCAAGCCGCCGTACCAGGGCAAGATCGACGCGATGATCCGCTGGCTGGCGAAGTGA